CGTCGCTTCCAGCGACCACCCCGATCGCCTGCGTATGCGGTGGACACGAGTCGTCGGGCGCGGCGCTCGTCGCGGACCGCGATGCGGTGATCCTCGACCTCGGTCGCCTCAAGTCGATCGATTTCGAGTCGTCCGACGACGAGACTCTGGTCACGGTGGGGGCCGGAGTGGTCTTTCGCGAACTCGTCGAGGCGGTCAAGGCCCACGGCGGCGCGTTGCCCGTGGGCACCGGTCCCGGCGTCGGCGTGGCCGGGTACACCCTCAACGGTGGGCTGAGTGGCTACTTCTCCAGGCGGCTCGGTCTGCTCGGCCAGCGTGCCGTGAAGATGACCGTGGTGACCGCCGAAGGCGAGATCCGCGTGTTGACGCCTGATGACGAACTGTTCACGGCGATGCTCGGTGCGGGAAGTGCGCTCGCCATCGTCGTCGACATCACCTTCGAGATGGCCGACGCCAGCGCCGTCAAGGGTGCCGAGCAGCTCGTCTTCGGATATGAGACGCGGGCCCAGGCGGTCGAGTTCTCGAAGAAGGCGATGCGGTTCATGAAGGAACGGATCATGCCGAACGAGTCGGTCTCGCTCGAGATCGTCGTGACGGGCACCAAGGCGATCGTCGCCACGATGGTCTTCTACGACACCTTCGAGGGCAGCACCACCGAGTTCGTCGAGCCGCTCGAGCAGCTGGCATCGGGCATGAAGCTGCCGACGCTCGCGCGGGCGCACTGGGCCTCGTGGTACGAGGCCGCTGCCGCGCTGTGGCCGGTGATCGCCGAGCAGAAGGGGAATCCGCTCGCGACCAGCTACCACTGCGCCGGCACGACCGGTATTCCCGAAGACGCCGTGCTCGACTTCGTGGGCGACGTCGTGGTCGGCGAAGCGCCGCTCGACGAGGCCGAGATGTCGATCGTCGAGATCCGGACGCTCGGTGGCCAGGCTCAGCGGGGGCCGCGGATTCCCAGCGGCAACTGCGATCACGCGTTCTTCGTCGATCTCGTCACGCTCTTCGACGCCAGTTCCAAGTCCCTGGCCCAACGGCAGGAGATCGTGGATCTCACAAACCAGGTCGTCGACAAGTCCCGCGCGGTTGCGGGACTCGACGTCGATTTCAGCGG
This window of the Phycisphaerales bacterium genome carries:
- a CDS encoding FAD-binding oxidoreductase — its product is MQDPKNRISRRTALKGAAVSGVGLVVGSFFAEQLSKQVAASPEGILGSNEEWFAQRAWSVSANKVLPKADGATGNVTTLARRIEFPASAEEIAAIVTSLPATTPIACVCGGHESSGAALVADRDAVILDLGRLKSIDFESSDDETLVTVGAGVVFRELVEAVKAHGGALPVGTGPGVGVAGYTLNGGLSGYFSRRLGLLGQRAVKMTVVTAEGEIRVLTPDDELFTAMLGAGSALAIVVDITFEMADASAVKGAEQLVFGYETRAQAVEFSKKAMRFMKERIMPNESVSLEIVVTGTKAIVATMVFYDTFEGSTTEFVEPLEQLASGMKLPTLARAHWASWYEAAAALWPVIAEQKGNPLATSYHCAGTTGIPEDAVLDFVGDVVVGEAPLDEAEMSIVEIRTLGGQAQRGPRIPSGNCDHAFFVDLVTLFDASSKSLAQRQEIVDLTNQVVDKSRAVAGLDVDFSGTHSQPDDVDRSAIAAEIFGSAEMARAVETQKKLVDPVNRFRFNPFSKFVG